One Leishmania panamensis strain MHOM/PA/94/PSC-1 chromosome 24 sequence genomic region harbors:
- a CDS encoding hypothetical protein (TriTrypDB/GeneDB-style sysID: LpmP.24.0300) yields MKPYVWPPSKESLPLSARRTFPRQFKVNHGTLNLFAPAAPESQQCHTSAAADPVSITGRRGILHQHQHNKESTRTREFPVNGLRRVSLPQRSETPHGIRHIRDATGAQQHVQVVNITDAYRDPMQMGPQRTGVKCMPQKSASKDVGAALAFVGSRQQLSARELATPVGKPSCPSLYTVDYSAQERFAQAVRDHVQQRRRGVAEFYVQLVRDTVGGVTSSTPIPAITPWSLDEKPKRRVLTLERCRDQLVALTAIPISLRDLTDLLWGTSEGEVENSDGLLADVSKGASLPLDCRPVPFRCFAAAFGQNTSDVRLARMKV; encoded by the coding sequence ATGAAGCCGTATGTGTGGCCACCCTCGAAGGAGTcactgccgctctctgcgcGCCGTACCTTCCCACGTCAGTTCAAGGTGAATCACGGCACTCTTAACCTCTTCGCCCCCGCTGCACCAGAGTCGCAACAGTgccacaccagcgccgctgcagatcCGGTCTCCATCACAGGACGGCGAGGGATACTACATCAACACCAACACAACAAGGAATCGACGAGAACCCGCGAGTTCCCGGTGAATGGACTGCGCCGTGTGTCGCTACCGCAGCGGAGTGAGACGCCGCACGGCATACGCCACATACGCGACGCGACGGGGGCTCAGCAACACGTGCAGGTGGTAAACATCACAGACGCCTACAGGGATCCAATGCAGATGGGCCCACAGCGCACCGGCGTCAAGTGCATGCCACAGAAAAGTGCATCCAAGGATGTTGGCGCGGCCCTGGCCTTTGTGGGGTCGCGTCAGCAGCTCAGTGCACGTGAGCTCGCCACCCCGGTAGGGAAGCCGTCGTGTCCCTCGCTGTACACGGTTGATTACTCGGCCCAGGAGCGCTTTGCACAAGCGGTACGCGAtcacgtgcagcagcgcagacgTGGTGTGGCAGAGTTTTACGTGCAGCTCGTACGTGACACCGTCGGTGGTGTgacgagcagcacgccgaTACCAGCGATAACGCCGTGGTCTCTTGACGAGAAGCCGAAACGGCGGGTGCTGACGCTGGAGCGGTGCCGCGATCAACTCGTCGCTCTAACCGCAATTCCCATCTCGTTGCGCGACCTCACTGATCTTCTGTGGGGCACAAGCGAGGGCGAGGTGGAGAACTCAGATGGCCTCCTAGCCGACGTTAGCAAGGGTGCGTCGCTCCCGTTGGATTGTCGCCCCGTGCCCTTTCGGTGCTTTGCAGCCGCTTTTGGCCAAAACACCAGCGACGTGAGGCTCGCCCGCATGAAGGTGTGA